The following DNA comes from Brassica oleracea var. oleracea cultivar TO1000 chromosome C5, BOL, whole genome shotgun sequence.
AATCGGTTGAAAGAGAATAAAAGAATGAATTTTATGAATGCATTTAACAATAACACATGCAAGACATGAAAACTATTCTATACAGAAACCAAAGAAAACTGAATCATGTGACATAACAATAAGTAATCTCATCTTAACGACAAATTCTTTAATTTATTCAATAGCACATTAATGGAGTTGGTACTAATTAGTTACTATAAAATACCTAAGAAGTGGTTAATAAATGTGATCGCTTGTGACAAACCAACTGCATATTTACTCAACCTTCACGCACAGAAGGACCTGACTTACAACTCGCGAGTACACACATTGGTGGTTTCCCAAACAGTATATACACATTAAAATAGAAAAAAGCAAGAAATAAATAGAAAAGTTAGTGAAAATTGGTAATAAACTATTCTTGCTAGAAATTAATAAAAAATTGAGATATTCTTATACATTTATCACTTTGTTATTGATTCAATTTATTTTATCACTTAGACTTTAATTAAATAGCTAAGCTATATAGTAAATTTTGGTCTTATATTTACCGAGATTATCTCGACAATAATGATGCTCTAATGATTCAAAACGATATAACCAAAGTAGATTTTCTTACATACCAAAAGAAGAAGAAAAACAAAAACGACTGGTCATACATTTATTACAAGAAGTTCAATATATATAAATTCCAAAAGGAAAATAGACACTACATCGACCAGAAAATAAAAGATAAATAGCAAAACGAGTTTATATATAAATATAACCCCACACTTACTAGAAAATAAGATTCAAACCCTAGTAGCTCACATAAAGATGACTTATCATAATCAAATCATTAAAAAAAAAGTAATATTAATATTAAATCATGTCGTTATTACCGGACACATCAACATTGTTAACGTTGTTGATCTTGTTATTGTCGTTGCCTTCGAGGTTAATGTTGTTGCTAGTGTTCTTATTGGAAAAATGTAGCTTGTTGTTGTGCATCCAAACCTTAAGGACTCTTCTCTTCACTCCAATCTCTTCACAAAATCTCTGAACAACGCAATCTTCTTGCCTTTGTATCTTCCACCCAACCTTCTCAGCAAAACTCAGCATCTTCTCTTTCTGATCCGGCGTGAACTTCGTCCTAAACCTCTTCTTCTGATTGTAAGGTGGGGGTCTAGACGCGGTGGTTACGCCGTCTTGTTCCATGAAGTCACCGGACTCCAAGTTATGCATGTACCGATAGTTAGAAACTCCTATCGGCATGATCATTTGGTGAGGCATGGTTGAGCTTATATTACGGTGGTTGACGATGAGTTTTCGTGGTGGAGGAGGTTGGTGGTAAGAGGAAATGGCGGTGGCGGTTGTTTCACCTTCGACTTCTTTCCTATGGAAATTTCTGTGGCAATTGCAAACTGAGCAAGTGAGAGCTTCAATGGAGCCATCTTCACCACTAGGCATAAACTCTCCACACCCATCAGTGGCATTGCCTCCCATTGCTGCTGCATGGTTCTTGAGACATTCCTTGTACTTTATCATAGGCTTCTTCATGATTGCGTTGTAACCAACATGATGAGGATCTTGATGATGATGATCATTACTGTTGCCATTTCCATTACCATGTAACTGCATTTGTGGTGGTTGAGTAGTAGTAATGTTGTTGTGGTTGTGAGTTGGAGGAGCAGAATCAGAAGCATGATGATCATGATGATGATGGATCATGTGACCATGACCGCCACCACTACCAACAAATGTAGTGCTTAATGGAATGGGTATATCATGATCTTCTTGACTTGCAATTTCCATTTTATTATTAGGTCTTGTACAAAAAGTGTTGCAAACTGTGCTTGATTTGGGGACAAAGAGCTAGCGAAGGAGTAAACAAGACAGTTGGAGAAGAATCATTAGTAACTAAACTAAGACCACAAATGATTATAAACTATCAAAGGTGGATACTTCTTTGAAATAAATCTTAAGGAATTTTCTTGGAAAGTGACCATTTTTTTATAAATAAAACTATTTTTAATGATTTTACTGAAAATAACCCAAAGTTTTAAAAAATCCCAGTTGATTAAAGGACAAAATGGAAGAATATCCCAGAAAGGGAAGGTAAGAACTCTTATTGCAAGCCTGCTCGATAAAAAGCTGGCAAACGCACTTCAAAACAAGTCATCTACTTCAATGCAAGTGAGATTTACGGTGGTCAAAAATTTTAAACAAGAAATTGGTCATAATGGACTGTTCGTTGATTATCAATCTCCGCTCATCCTCAAACTTTGATGAGAAATTAATAGAGAGGAAGAGCAAAGTTAAAAGAGTGGCTATGACAGAAAACAGAATGAAGTTGTTGATGACTGAAGTGAAGAAGAACACATACCCACACAACTGAAAGCAGTAGACTTTGATCTTAATATGCTTCAAAAGGTCAGAACATTGTTAAAGATATAGTCAGCATCAGCAAAGGAAAGATTATATATTTATTAGGGTCTTGTAATGAGAGTCTTTGAAGGAAGAGAGGAGAGAAAGATTTGCATTTGGGTTTGGATGTGAAGGCAATGTGGTAAACTAAGAAGACTTAGGGTATTAATAGTGGAAGCCTCAGGACTAATAAAGCAAAAGAGAGAAAGAGAAAACAAACTATATGTATTGTGCAAATACCAAACTACAAATTTTCTACATTTTTACTCTCTATAATTATGTAGGACGAAGAATAAAAATACCCTAAAACAAATATTGTCCAGAGAAGGGGAGAAACGAAGAAAATTAAAGGTAATGGGTGATTGCTTTGCTTGCACTATCAGACATCAAATTTACACCATTCTTAGAGAGATAAAATGTGTCAGAGACTGGTGGGGAGAGGACTGAAGCAGTGAGACAAGGATAAAGTAATATTAAATCAAATAAAATACCTTTCATGGATTTACAAAGCTGTTTACATTGCTAAACAAAAAGCTGTTTACAAAAGCCAAAAAAAAAGTTTTAAATTAGTAAGCTACATGTTAAACAAAATGTGCTTGTGTAAGTTCTTCCGGGCGACGTCGGTTTTCAAGTCTCTTGATCGTGAGATAAGGAACATCATTCTTGGCAGACGACACAGGAAGGAGTTCGTTGCGCTTCTATCTCTGTGGCTGAGATTAAGCTGATCAGTCAGGCCATGTTCGTTTACGTGTCGCGCGACCTGCGACCTGTAACCTGCGACTAAGATTACGTACGTTTACGTGTCGCGCGACTTGCGACTTGCGACCTGCGACTAAACCTGCGACCTGCGACTAAAACTATGTTCGTTTACGTGTCGCGCGACCTGCGATCTGCGACCTGCGACCAGTCGCGCGATCAAAATTTTCTTAATTTTTAGTCGCTG
Coding sequences within:
- the LOC106344158 gene encoding zinc-finger homeodomain protein 4, which codes for MEIASQEDHDIPIPLSTTFVGSGGGHGHMIHHHHDHHASDSAPPTHNHNNITTTQPPQMQLHGNGNGNSNDHHHQDPHHVGYNAIMKKPMIKYKECLKNHAAAMGGNATDGCGEFMPSGEDGSIEALTCSVCNCHRNFHRKEVEGETTATAISSYHQPPPPRKLIVNHRNISSTMPHQMIMPIGVSNYRYMHNLESGDFMEQDGVTTASRPPPYNQKKRFRTKFTPDQKEKMLSFAEKVGWKIQRQEDCVVQRFCEEIGVKRRVLKVWMHNNKLHFSNKNTSNNINLEGNDNNKINNVNNVDVSGNNDMI